In Geopsychrobacter electrodiphilus DSM 16401, a single window of DNA contains:
- a CDS encoding branched-chain amino acid ABC transporter permease → MHLSYQMVLAQLMLGLNNGAFYAILSLGLAVIFGLLNIINFAHGALYMLGAFVALLGYNELGPLLGMPGFHMNYWTALIVSPLVVGLLGVLIEKTMLKRLYKVDHLYGLLLTFGLALILQGVFTNYFNVSGVSYNGKPEILRGVVNLKFMMFPTYRLWSIGISLTVCFATWFIIERTKLGSYLRAGTENPSMVQAFGVNVPLMITLTYGFGVGLAAFAGVVAAPIFSVSPIMGAEMIITVFAVVVIGGMGSIMGSIITGLSLGMVEGLTKVIYPPAANTVIFFMMILVLLIKPAGLFGKEE, encoded by the coding sequence ATGCATTTATCCTATCAGATGGTTTTAGCACAGCTGATGCTGGGTCTTAACAATGGCGCCTTTTACGCCATTCTTAGTCTGGGACTCGCTGTTATCTTCGGACTGCTGAATATTATTAATTTCGCTCATGGGGCGCTCTACATGCTCGGCGCCTTTGTTGCCTTGCTCGGTTACAATGAACTGGGTCCTTTGCTCGGCATGCCCGGTTTTCACATGAACTACTGGACCGCCCTGATCGTCTCACCACTGGTGGTTGGACTGCTGGGGGTACTTATCGAAAAGACCATGCTCAAGCGTTTGTACAAGGTTGACCACCTGTATGGATTGCTGCTCACCTTCGGTCTGGCGTTGATCCTTCAGGGCGTGTTCACCAATTATTTCAACGTCTCGGGGGTTTCCTATAACGGCAAACCTGAAATTCTGCGGGGCGTGGTGAACCTCAAGTTTATGATGTTCCCCACCTACCGGCTCTGGTCGATCGGTATCTCACTCACCGTCTGTTTCGCCACCTGGTTTATTATTGAACGCACTAAACTCGGTTCCTATCTGCGTGCCGGCACCGAAAATCCCAGCATGGTGCAGGCCTTCGGGGTCAACGTTCCGCTGATGATCACCCTGACCTACGGCTTCGGGGTGGGACTGGCGGCCTTTGCCGGAGTGGTCGCGGCGCCGATTTTCTCTGTCAGCCCGATCATGGGTGCGGAGATGATCATCACCGTCTTTGCGGTGGTCGTCATCGGCGGCATGGGTTCGATCATGGGTTCGATAATCACCGGGCTCTCCCTCGGCATGGTCGAAGGACTGACCAAGGTGATCTATCCTCCAGCCGCCAACACGGTGATTTTTTTCATGATGATACTGGTGCTGTTGATAAAACCGGCGGGCCTTTTTGGCAAGGAAGAATGA